The window GAATACCAGTTGCGAAGGCGGCTCTCTGGACTGTAACTGACGCTGAGGCACGAAAGCGTGGGGAGCGAACAGGATTAGATACCCTGGTAGTCCACGCCGTAAACGATGAGTGCTAGGTGTCGGGGGTTACCCCCCTCGGTGCCGCAGCTAACGCATTAAGCACTCCGCCTGGGGAGTACGCTCGCAAGAGTGAAACTCAAAGGAATTGACGGGGACCCGCACAAGTAGCGGAGCATGTGGTTTAATTCGAAGCAACGCGAAGAACCTTACCTAAGCTTGACATCCCTCAGACCGCTTCTTAATCGAAGCTTTCCCTTCGGGGACTGAGGTGACAGGTGGTGCATGGTTGTCGTCAGCTCGTGTCGTGAGATGTTGGGTTAAGTCCCGCAACGAGCGCAACCCTTATCTTTAGTTGCCAGCATTTCGGATGGGCACTCTAGAGAGACTGCCGAGGATAACTCGGAGGAAGGTGGGGATGACGTCAAATCATCATGCCCCTTATGCTTAGGGCTACACACGTGCTACAATGGCTAGTACAGAGAGTTGCGAAACCGCGAGGTCAAGCTAATCTCTTAAAGCTAGTCTCAGTTCGGATTGCAGGCTGAAACTCGCCTGCATGAAGCTGGAGTTACTAGTAATCGCGAATCAGAATGTCGCGGTGAATGCGTTCCCGGGTCTTGTACACACCGCCCGTCACACCACGGAAGTTGGGGGCGCCCGAAGTCAGATATCCAACCGCAAGGAGGAATCTGCCGAAGGTGAAATCAATGACTGGGGTGAAGTCGTAACAAGGTAGCCGTATCGGAAGGTGCGGCTGGATCACCTCCTTTCTAAGGAGAAATAACCTACTGTTTAATTTTGAGAGTTCATAAAAAACTCTTGACGAGAATAAATAATTTTGCTATTATATATCTTGTCCAAAAAATACAATATGGGGGCGTAGCTCAGTTGGGAGAGCACTTGCCTTGCAAGCAAGGGGTCAGGAGTTCGACTCTCCTCGTCTCCACCATTTAGTATTTTATATACTACTTTAGTACTTTGAAAATTGAACAGATTCAAATAAATTTAGGTTAAGTTATTAAGGGCGTAGGGCGGATGCCTTGGCACCAAGAGCCGATGAAGGACGTGGTAAGCTGCGATAAGCTTCGGGGAGATGCAAGCAATCTTTGATCCGGAGATTTCCGAATGGGGAAACCCACCTAGAGTAATGTCTAGGTATCCTTAGATGAATTCATAGTCTAAGGAGGGGAACCGGGGGAACTGAAACATCTAAGTACCCCGAGGAGGAGAAAGAAAAATCGATTCCCTGAGTAGCGGCGAGCGAAAGGGGATTAGCCCAAACCTATGAAGTTTTCTTCATAGGGGTTGCGGATATGCTTATTAAGATGGAGGTATTGTAGTCGAAGAGGTTTGGAAAGACCCACCGTAGAAGGTAATAGTCCTGTAGATTAAACGAGAAGACCATCAAGCGTACTCCAGAGTACCACGGGACACGTGAAACCCTGTGGGAAGCTGGGGGGACCACCCCCCCAAGGCTAAATACTCCTTGGTGACCGATAGCGTATAGTACCGTGAGGGAAAGGTGAAAAGAACCCCGGAAGGGGAGTGAAATAGAACCTGAAACCCTATGCCTACAAGCTGTGGGAGCACATTATTAGTGTGACCACGTACTTTTTGTAGAACGGGCCAACGAGTTACGATAAGTAGCAAGGTTAAGGACTTAGGGTCTGGAGCCGTAGCGAAAGCGAGTCTTAACTGGGCGATTCAGTTACTTGTCGTAGACCCGAAACCGAGCGACCTACCCATGGCCAGGATGAAGCGAAAGTAAAATTTCGTGGAGGTCCGAACCCACGCACGTTGAAAAGTGCGGGGATGAGCTGTGGGTAGAGGTGAAATTCCAATCGAGCTCGGAGATAGCTGGTTCTCCCCGAAATAGCTTTAGGGCTAGCCTCAAGCTTAGAGATGAGGAGGTAGAGCACTGAATGTCCTAGGGGCCCTATGGGTTACCGAAGACTATCAAACTCCGAATGCCTTTATCTTTTGCTTGGGAGTCAGACTGTGGGTGATAAGATTCATAGTCGAGAGGGAAACAGCCCAGACCGTCAGCTAAGGTCCCTAAATGTAAGTTAAGTGGTAAAGGATGTGGGATTGCACAGACAACCAGGATGTTGGCTTAGAAGCAGCCATTCATTCAAAGAGTGCGTAATAGCTCACTGGTCGAGTGATCCTGCGCCGAAAATTATCGGGGCTAAAACTTACTACCGAAGCTACGGCATTGACTTTGTCAATGGGTAGGGGAGCATTCACTGCGGGTTGAAGCTAGACCGGAAGGACTAGTGGACTGCAGTGAAGAGAGAATGTTGGCATGAGTAGCGAGACGTAGGTGAGAATCCTACGGGCCGAAAACCCAAGGTTTCCTGAGGAAGGTTCGTCCGCTCAGGGTTAGTCGGGACCTAAGCCGAGGCCGAAAGGCGTAGGTGATGGACAACAGGTTGAGATTCCTGTACTACCGATAATCGTTTGAAGAATGGGGTGACACAGAAGGATAGGCTATCCTACTATTGGATGTAGGTCCAAGCATTAAGGGAGCACTGATAGGCAAATCCGTCGGTGCAATTCTGAGGTGTGATGGGGAGCGAAATTAAGTAGCGAAGTAGTCGATTTCATGCTGTCAAGAAAAGCCTCTACTGAGATTAAAGGTACCCGTACCGCAAACCGACACAGGTGGGTGAGAAGAGAATTCTAAGGCTAGCGAGAGAACTTTTGTTAAGGAACTCGGCAAAATGACCCCGTAACTTAGGGATAAGGGGTGCCTCATTAGGGTGTATGCCCGAAGAGGCCGCAGAGAATAGGCCCAAGCGACTGTTTACCAAAAACATAGGTTTCTGCTAAGTCGAAAGACGATGTATAGGAGCTGACGCCTGCCCGGTGCTGGAAGGTTAAGGGGATGTGTTAGACGCAAGTCGAAGCATTGAACTTAAGCCCCAGTAAACGGCGGCCGTAACTATAACGGTCCTAAGGTAGCGAAATTCCTTGTCGGGTAAGTTCCGACCCGCACGAAAGGCGTAACGATTTGGGCACTGTCTCAACAAAAGACTCGGTGAAATTGTAATTCCGGTGAAGATGCCGGATACCTGCGACAGGACGGAAAGACCCCATGGAGCTTTACTGTAGCCTGGCATTGGATTTCGATATTACATGTACAGGATAGGTGGGAGACTGAGATACGAGAACGCCAGTTTTCGTGGAGTCACCCTTGGGATACCACCCTTGTAATATTGAGATTCTAACCATAGACCATGAATCTGGTCTTGGGACACTGTCAGGTGGACAGTTTGACTGGGGCGGTCGCCTCCCAAAATGTAACGGAGGCGCCCAAAGGTTCCCTCAGCACGGTCGGAAATCGTGCGAAGAGTGCAAAGGCAAAAGGGAGCTTGATTGCAAGACATACAGGTCGAGCAAGGACGAAAGTCGGGCTTAGTGATCCGGTGGTTCCGCGTGGAAGGGCCATCGCTCAACGGATAAAAGCTACCCTGGGGATAACAGGCTTATCTCCCCCAAGAGTCCACATCGACGGGGAGGTTTGGCACCTCGATGTCGGCTCATCACATCCTGGGGCTGTAGTAGGTCCCAAGGGTTGGGCTGTTCGCCCATTAAAGTGGTACGCGAGCTGGGTTCAGAACGTCGTGAGACAGTTCGGTCCCTATCCGTCGCAGGCGTAGGAAATTTGAGAGGAGCTGTCCTTAGTACGAGAGGACCGGGATGGACATACCTCTGGTGCACCAGTTGTCACGCCAGTGGCATAGCTGGGTAGCTATGTATGGAATGGATAAGCGCTGAAAGCATCTAAGCGCGAAGCCAACCTCAAGATAAGATTTCCCATCTTTATGAGTAAGATCCCAGGAAGACTACCTGGTTGATAGGTTCAAGGTGTAAGCTCAGTAATGGGTTCAGCTGATGAATACTAATAGATCGAGGACTTAACCTTTTATTAAATCTGGTCAATTTTGAAAGTATTAATACAATACTTAATATGCGGGTGTAACTCAGTGGTAGAGTTCTGGCCTTCCAAGCCAGCTGCGAGGGTTCGACTCCCTTCACCCGCTCCAAATATGTGGTTATTATAGCAAAGAGGATACACCTGTTCCCATTCCGAACACAGAAGTTAAGCTCTTTAGCGCTGATGGTACTTGGGGGGCAGCCCCCTGGGAGAGTAAGACGTAGCCACGTATGTTCCAAGGTAGCTCAATGGTGGAGCAATCGGCTGTTAACCGATAGGCTGTGGGTTCGAGCCCCACCCTTGGAGCCAAATATATGCCGAGGTGGCGGAACTGGCAGACGCACAGGACTTAAAATCCTGCGGTCCTTACAGATCGTACCGGTTCGATTCCGGTCCTCGGCACCACAATAACGCGGGATGGAGCAGTTGGCAGCTCGTCGGGCTCATAACCCGAAGGTCGTAGGTTCGAGTCCTGCTCCCGCAACCAAAGCATGGCCCCTTGGTCAAGCGGTTAAGACACCGCCCTTTCACGGCGGTAACAGGGGTTCGATTCCCCTAGGGGTCACCATTAATAATTGGGCTCATAGCTCAGCTGGGAGAGCACCTGCCTTACAAGCAGGGGGTCACAGGTTCGAGCCCTGTTGAGCCCACCAATTATTTGGCCTGGTAGTTCAGTTGGTTAGAATGCCAGCCTGTCACGCTGGAGGTCGAGGGTTCGAGTCCCTTCCAGGTCGCCAAATAATTTTATGGGAGAAACAAAAAAACAAAAAAGTGCTAGTGTGGCTCAACGGTAGAGCAGCTGACTTGTAATCAGCAGGTTGTAGGTTCGATTCCTATCACTAGCTCCAAAACATGGAGGGGTTCCCGAGTTGGCCAAAGGGGGCAGACTGTAAATCTGTTAGCATCGCTTTCACTGGTTCGAATCCAGTCCCCTCCACCATAAATAACATGCGGGTGTGGCGGAATTGGCAGACGCACTAGACTTAGGATCTAGCGCTTTTAGCGTGGGGGTTCAAGTCCCTCCACCCGCACCATAAGCGGAAATGGCTCAGTGGTAGAGCATCGCCTTGCCAAGGCGAGGGTCGCGAGTTCGAATCTCGTTTTCCGCTCCAAATTATGTACCTGTAGCTCAGTTGGATAGAGCAGTGGCCTTCTAAGCCACGTGTCCGGGGTTCGAATCCCTGCAGGTACGCCATATATACTGGGGATTCGCCAAGTCGGTAAGGCACATGACTTTGACTCATGTATGCGTTGGTTCGAGTCCAGCATCCCCAGCCAATTTAATTTGACCCATTAGCTCAGTCGGTAGAGCACCTGACTTTTAATCAGGGTGTCCCGCGTTCGAGTCGCGGATGGGTCACCAAACAAGTACGGAGGGGTGTCCGAGTGGCTTAAGGAGCTGGTCTTGAAAACCAGTGATTCCGAAAGGGACCGTGGGTTCGAATCCCACCTCCTCCGCCAAATGCCCAGATAGCTCAGTCGGTAGAGCAGGGGACTGAAAATCCCCGTGTCGGTGGTTCGATTCCGCCTCTGGGCACCAAAGAAGCATGGCGGCATAGCTCAGTTGGCTAGAGCGTTCGGTTCATACCCGAAAGGTCACTAGTTCGAATCTAGTTGCCGCTACCAAATAAAGTGGGCCTTTAGCTCAGTTGGTTAGAGCGCCCGGCTCATAACCGGTAGGTCTGGGGTTCGAGTCCCTGAAGGCCCACCACTTTATTTAACACAATTATATCGAGGTGTAGCGCAGTTTGGTAGCGCACGTGGTTTGGGACCATGGGGCCGGGGGTTCGAGTCCCTCCACCTCGACCAATTATATGGTGGGTATAGCTCAGTTGGTTAGAGCACCAGATTGTGGCTCTGGGGGCCGTGAGTTCGAGTCTCATTATCCACCCCATATTTTGACCCATTAGCTCAGTCGGTAGAGCACCTGACTTTTAATCAGGGTGTCCCGCGTTCGAGTCGCGGATGGGTCACCAAAGAAATGGCGACATAGCCAAGTGGTAAGGCAGAGGACTGCAACTCCTTCATCCCCAGTTCAAATCTGGGTGTCGCCTCCATAAAAAAATTGACAATAACAATGAGATGTGGTAATATATATTTTGTTGTTATAAATTTATGTTCCAAGGTAGCTCAATGGTGGAGCAATCGGCTGTTAACCGATAGGCTGTGGGTTCGAGCCCCACCCTTGGAGCCAAATATATGCCGAGGTGGCGGAACTGGCAGACGCACAGGACTTAAAATCCTGCGGTCCTTACAGATCGTACCGGTTCGATTCCGGTCCTCGGCACCACAATAACGCGGGATGGAGCAGTTGGCAGCTCGTCGGGCTCATAACCCGAAGGTCGTAGGTTCGAGTCCTGCTCCCGCAACCAAAGCATGGCCCCTTGGTCAAGCGGTTAAGACACCGCCCTTTCACGGCGGTAACAGGGGTTCGATTCCCCTAGGGGTCACCATTAATAATTGGGCTCATAGCTCAGCTGGGAGAGCACCTGCCTTACAAGCAGGGGGTCACAGGTTCGAGCCCTGTTGAGCCCACCAATTATTTGGCCTGGTAGTTCAGTTGGTTAGAATGCCAGCCTGTCACGCTGGAGGTCGAGGGTTCGAGTCCCTTCCAGGTCGCCAAATAATTTTATGGGAGAAACAAAAAAACAAAAAAGTGCTAGTGTGGCTCAACGGTAGAGCAGCTGACTTGTAATCAGCAGGTTGTAGGTTCGATTCCTATCACTAGCTCCAAAACATGGAGGGGTTCCCGAGTTGGCCAAAGGGGGCAGACTGTAAATCTGTTAGCATCGCTTTCACTGGTTCGAATCCAGTCCCCTCCACCATAAATAACATGCGGGTGTGGCGGAATTGGCAGACGCACTAGACTTAGGATCTAGCGCTTTTAGCGTGGGGGTTCAAGTCCCTCCACCCGCACCATAAGCGGAAATGGCTCAGTGGTAGAGCATCGCCTTGCCAAGGCGAGGGTCGCGAGTTCGAATCTCGTTTTCCGCTCCAAATTATGTACCTGTAGCTCAGTTGGATAGAGCAGTGGCCTTCTAAGCCACGTGTCCGGGGTTCGAATCCCTGCAGGTACGCCATATATACTGGGGATTCGCCAAGTCGGTAAGGCACATGACTTTGACTCATGTATGCGTTGGTTCGAGTCCAGCATCCCCAGCCAATTTAATTTGACCCATTAGCTCAGTCGGTAGAGCACCTGACTTTTAATCAGGGTGTCCCGCGTTCGAGTCGCGGATGGGTCACCAAACAAGTACGGAGGGGTGTCCGAGTGGCTTAAGGAGCTGGTCTTGAAAACCAGTGATTCCGAAAGGGACCGTGGGTTCGAATCCCACCTCCTCCGCCAAATGCCCAGATAGCTCAGTCGGTAGAGCAGGGGACTGAAAATCCCCGTGTCGGTGGTTCGATTCCGCCTCTGGGCACCAAAGAAGCATGGCGGCATAGCTCAGTTGGCTAGAGCGTTCGGTTCATACCCGAAAGGTCACTAGTTCGAATCTAGTTGCCGCTACCAAATAAAGTGGGCCTTTAGCTCAGTTGGTTAGAGCGCCCGGCTCATAACCGGTAGGTCTGGGGTTCGAGTCCCTGAAGGCCCACCACTTTATTTAACACAATTATATCGAGGTGTAGCGCAGTTTGGTAGCGCACGTGGTTTGGGACCATGGGGCCGGGGGTTCGAGTCCCTCCACCTCGACCAATTATATGGTGGGTATAGCTCAGTTGGTTAGAGCACCAGATTGTGGCTCTGGGGGCCGTGAGTTCGAGTCTCATTATCCACCCCATATTTTGACCCATTAGCTCAGTCGGTAGAGCACCTGACTTTTAATCAGGGTGTCCCGCGTTCGAGTCGCGGATGGGTCACCAAAGAAATGGCGACATAGCCAAGTGGTAAGGCAGAGGACTGCAACTCCTTCATCCCCAGTTCAAATCTGGGTGTCGCCTCCATTTTTTTTGTGAAAATAAAATAAGCGCGCCTATAGCTCAACTGGATAGAGTGTCTGACTACGAATCAGAAGGTTGGGGGTTCGAGTCCCTCTGGGCGCACCATGTTAAATTGGGCTCATAGCTCAGCTGGGAGAGCACCTGCCTTACAAGCAGGGGGTCACAGGTTCGAGCCCTGTTGAGCCCACCAATTTTGAAAAACACCTTTATTTTAAGGGTGTTTTTTTATTTTATAGTAAACTATAGATACACCTAACAATTCATTATGTGTATTAACTACCTAGATTTCGTACAAATGAAATCCAGGTAGCTATTCTGATTTTAGAGGGATTATCAAAACTACCTACAAAAGCACCGGGAATGCAACGATATTTTGAATATAACTAAGTATTTATCTTATTAATAATACTAAAATATGCGAACTCACTATGGTCAAATACGCAAATTTATTAACGTATTATTAAATGATAAAAACTAAGTTATATTAGTCAAAATATCTAAAAACATTCACTAACGCTTCTATAGACAGTTTTAATAGTAGGTTTTTTATTGTAAAATTGAACTTTGACTTCCTACTTTTATCATCGTAAAAAATTGTGAAACAGTTGCAATGTATCTTGATTTTGGAAATGTTCATTGCTCACATAGATTTAGAGACCTTAATATATAAAATTAAACCTGCTTAAATAGACTCTGCTGTTGTCTACTTAAACAGGTTTTATATATTCTTTAACTACATAGCGCTTTTATATACTTGAATTATTTCTTCTAAAGAAGCTTGTTTAGGGTTAGTGAAGCCACAAGCATCTTTTAGAGCGTTTTCAGAAAGAATAGTTAAATCTTCTTCTTTTGCATCCAATTCTTTTAATCCAGAAGGAATACCAATTTCTTTAGATAATTTTTTGATAGAATCTATAACTTTAATGGCTGCTTCTTCATTTGAGATATTATCAATATCTTCTCCCATAGCTTTAGCTATTTCAACAAATCTATGAGGAACTACTTTAGAATTATATTCTTGAACATGAGGCAATAATATAGCATTACAAACTCCATGAGGTAGATCATAAAAACCGCCTAACTGATGTGCCATAGCATGAACATATCCAAGACTTGCATTATTGAATGCCATTCCAGCTAAAAATTGAGCATAGGCCATTTTATCCCTAGCATCTACATTAGATCCATTATTTACAGCTTCATTTAGATGGGTACATATTAACTCTATTGCCATTAATGCACAAGCATCTGTTATAGGAGTAGCTTGTGTAGAAACAAAAGCTTCTATTGCATGAGTAAGAGCATCCATTCCTGTAGCTGCTGTTAACGATGCTGGTTTTTCAAGCATTAGTAATGGATCGTTTACAGATATAGTTGGGGTAGTATGATTATCAACTATAGCCATTTTTATATGTCTATCTTCATCTGTTATTATACAAAATTTAGTCATCTCGCTTGCTGTTCCTGCAGTTGTGTTAATAGCAACCAATGGAATCATAGATTTTTTAGACTTATTAACTCCTTCGTAATCTTTTATACATCCCCCATTACCTGCAACAATACCAATACCTTTAGCACAATCGTGAGGTGAACCTCCTCCGAATGAAATAATAAAGTCACAATTATTTTTTTTGAAAAGATCTAAACCATCTTCAACATTTGTTACAGTAGGATTAGGTTTAGTTTTATCGAATACAACATAATCTATATTGCTTTTATCTAATACAGCTGTTAATTTATCTATTAAACCTATTTTAACTAACATTTTATCTGTTACTATTAAAGCTTTTTTTAATCCTAGAGATAAAACCTCATCTCCAACTTCTTTTAAACATCCAGGCCCCATTAAATTAACAGATGGCATATTAAATTTATAAGTCTTATTCATTGAAAAAACCTCCTCGAAATTTATGTTAAAAAAATAACTTGAAATCTATACATACAATATTAGTACATTTATTTAAATAAAACTAACTCTAAATTTTATAAAATACGTGTAAATTTGATGAATTCAACTAAAATCAAATAAATTTAAATTGCAAATAGTTAAAAAAGTAATAGAATATATAGTATAATGTGTATATGAAAGTAAACAAATAATGGATAAATTTAAATTATTAACATGGTATATGCTAAATTAAAGATAAAAAATTAACATTGTATATACTAACATTTGGAGGAAAGAACTTATGATCAATAATTTTGACAGAAATATTGAACTAATAGACGGTATAGAAACCGATTACATGAGATTTTTATATTATGATTTTGAAAAACCATATAGTGGATGTTATAAATCGTATGAAAATAATAGAATATGTACTATACTTAAAGGTCAAAAAAAATTAAGGGTAGATGAAAGCGATAATTTTTATTATGGAAAAGATGAATTTATAATATTGCCACCAAACTCAAAAGTGGAAATGGAAATGAAAACACCTACAAAAGCTTTAGTGTTAGAAATAGAACAAGGAATAATAAAGAATGTAGTAAATAAAGTTAATTGTGATATAAAAAGTAACATAAGTCCTAAAGATAAAAACATATTTTTAGGTAAAAAAAATCAAAATATAAATGAAATATTTGGGAAGATTATAAAAACCAATTTTTCTCTAGAAAAAAACAAGTATTTTTTAATGGATCTATATATCCAGGAAATGTTATACAATATATTAAAAATACAAGGATCAGAAGATATATTGACAAAAGAACATACTCATCCAATATCAATAGCTACAAAATATATACGTGAAAACTATAATAAGAATATAAAAATAAAAGATATAGCTAATTATCTAAATATGTCCGAATCTAATTTTTCAATACAGTTTAAAAATATAGTTGGAATGACTCCTAACCTATACTTAAAAGAAATAAAGCTTAAAAAATCAATAAATCTTCTAAAAGAGAAGAATGTAACTGAGGTTGCTTATGATTTAGGATACGAGAATATATCATATTTTATAAGTCAATTTAAGAATAAATATGGCCATACACCTAAACAATACCAAAAGATAAAACAAAAAAGAACTCTTTAGAGTTCTTTTTTTTTCTAAAAAAAGTATATATTTTAGCATAAAAGTCCA is drawn from Tepidibacter hydrothermalis and contains these coding sequences:
- a CDS encoding iron-containing alcohol dehydrogenase, translated to MNKTYKFNMPSVNLMGPGCLKEVGDEVLSLGLKKALIVTDKMLVKIGLIDKLTAVLDKSNIDYVVFDKTKPNPTVTNVEDGLDLFKKNNCDFIISFGGGSPHDCAKGIGIVAGNGGCIKDYEGVNKSKKSMIPLVAINTTAGTASEMTKFCIITDEDRHIKMAIVDNHTTPTISVNDPLLMLEKPASLTAATGMDALTHAIEAFVSTQATPITDACALMAIELICTHLNEAVNNGSNVDARDKMAYAQFLAGMAFNNASLGYVHAMAHQLGGFYDLPHGVCNAILLPHVQEYNSKVVPHRFVEIAKAMGEDIDNISNEEAAIKVIDSIKKLSKEIGIPSGLKELDAKEEDLTILSENALKDACGFTNPKQASLEEIIQVYKSAM
- a CDS encoding helix-turn-helix domain-containing protein; translation: MINNFDRNIELIDGIETDYMRFLYYDFEKPYSGCYKSYENNRICTILKGQKKLRVDESDNFYYGKDEFIILPPNSKVEMEMKTPTKALVLEIEQGIIKNVVNKVNCDIKSNISPKDKNIFLGKKNQNINEIFGKIIKTNFSLEKNKYFLMDLYIQEMLYNILKIQGSEDILTKEHTHPISIATKYIRENYNKNIKIKDIANYLNMSESNFSIQFKNIVGMTPNLYLKEIKLKKSINLLKEKNVTEVAYDLGYENISYFISQFKNKYGHTPKQYQKIKQKRTL